Genomic window (Macrobrachium nipponense isolate FS-2020 chromosome 35, ASM1510439v2, whole genome shotgun sequence):
GGTGCTTAGTGAGTGAAAGTGAAAGCATGAGAATGTATTTATGGCAAACCACCTTACGTTGTAAATAGCATGGTATAGAGTCCGAATGTTCACGCTAGGCCTAACCCTTTTCTCACGTTGTTACAATGGCCCATGTTGACACGATAAGGCAACTCAATAAACCAAAGGCCAGTCTTCATTTGCTTAAGGACAGCAACAATATATCCTTGATGGGTGTATGAGAAATTAAGTTCAAATTTTCGGTGGGAACTGACTCCTGTTTCCTTTTGATATCCTGTATAACTGCTATTACAAACATCCAGATAAGCCTACAATCATCGCTGTGGTGCTTTGATATCCTGTTTTTGTCGGTTGTTATTCCAACTCCGGTCTGAAGTCTTTATCGCACATCAATGAACAAAATGTTTACTTTCATCTATGCACACAtatgacttgtgtgtgtgtgtatatgtgtgtgtgtgtgtgtgtaaacggaAACTTCAAGAGCTACATACAAGGTTTCCAGTAGTCATGTTCTAACAGCCTCCTATCGATAACATGACTGTTATCATGTTTGTCTCTCCAACCGATAACAACGATAGATAACCTAGTCATATACTTCTAGAACACTGGCACTAGTCTTAATTTCTCagagaatagataaaaaattaaaaatatgccCCATAGCTGCAATGGCTGATTGCCTATACGGTGGCTCGTGCCTTGATATAGTTTTATTGCACAGTTCAGTTCGGCTACAGATCAAATAatactttgaaaatgaaaaactgttTCAATCATGACCGTTTTcggttttatttctgtttaagGAAGGACTGAAGGGTGATGAGATGTAGTTGTAGAAATTCatacaagcacgcacacacacagatacatacttatatataagtgtgcgcgtgtgtatgctacttggatataaatatattaaggcCCATAATCGCATCCTCTTACGTGTTTTTCAGATCATATTTGATCGAGGAAGTGTCATCCGCTCTTGGGAAGCAATGACAATCCAAATCGGATGTTTTGCTTATTATAGCTTGACGTAGATATGGCCGGATGAGGATGATGGCTTCTTCTTGTTTTGTAAAACGTGAAATACGCCAGAAATCTGGATTTAGGCTCAGTTGTGGGCTGGTGGCTCGTAGGACCTGTTAGGAAGACCTCCTCTTGGAATATGGTGTCCCTGCCCTGATTTCCGCCATGTATTCCAAGCTGGAATCTAAGATTCCAATCCTTCTCTTGGTAAGCAAAGTTTCCGGTTCGTATCATGCTGTTAGGTCTAACGTAAGATCTAAGTTTAGAAAATGGAGCCTTTCATATATAACCTAACTTTGTTATATGTTATTTGTATACATTCTTCATCATTTTGTCGAATTATGTTCAAAGCTATAGACTTATCTTTGTTTGGAGCCTTTCAAATACGCTCTGACTTTACTATTTAGTACTATATTCATCAATTTGCTGGCCTACACGAGAActaggcctatctctgttttgttttctatCACCTGTGCTCTTCGTTATCAAATTACGATTTACTAACGTTTACTCGTCATTATTGCAGGTCTTTTTTCACTGTTGCCAAGGAATAATTTTGCCAGTTCCTCCCCAACATCAGCAACCACCGGACAGAACATCACTTACTTTGGAAAGGCGGGTTACtctcctttaaaaaaaagaaaaaaaattttattgtctttttcatGGACGAATTCTGTCGTTTCTGTTTTTATCACCGAAGATACCTTTTGCtacctaaagatttttttttttttaatcaattgttTGAATGAATATACTTTCCAGTTAATAGCATCTACAAAACACGTGCATGAAACAAGTTATGATGCACGTATATAAATGCAATACATAACACGTTTATGAAAAGCGAGGAACATCCGTATATATGCATGACAATTAATGCCCCTTCTATTCTTGCAGGGCCTTCGAGGAGGACCAGCAACCTTTTGTTAGCGAGGAAGACCTTAGCCAAGAGAGGATGGAATACCCCCAGCCACCGGGGGAAAAAGAACGTTGGGAGGGTTATGAAATCCTGCAGAGTCAGCCTATACCAGAAGGTGAAGAGGATGGTGACATATCAGAGGAGTTATTGCAAATCGACCAGGCAAGTCAGTCGAAAGGATGGGATCAAGGTGAAGATGTCATTGATGATTATTATTCAGCTGATGATAGGCCTAGTACTACACCTCCGGTGAAAAGCGACGTAACAGGAAACAACCATGGCTTCCTACAAGATAGACCTAACGTCGACTCGCAGAGAGACGGTGCATCTAAAATCGCCAATGCAGACGACTGGGGTCGTTCTAGTGATGAAAAGGGCAAGATAACTGTAAAGGAAATGGAAGGATACTTTCCGTATGAGATCAGAGGTAGGGAAGCCTGGGAGACATTTGATAAATATGGGAAATCTTCCTTGCAAAAGACGACCACTGACCGGGACACGTGGAACTACGTTAGAGAGAAAATTGAAGACATGACTGTCATGCCTGGGGTTAAAGATATTCAGGAAAGAGGCTTCAAATGGTTTTTCGGAGGCAAGAGCTCCAGAAAGGGGAAGAAGAGGCCCGGAACTGTGTTTCGACGCACCGAGAAGCCGAAGAAAGGGAACCGGAAAGGAAATGAGGTCGTGAGGAGGAAACCATCTTCTCCTTTGCAGAACAGACGCGCGACTGCCCAGAAAATCTGGAACCGGGGACCAATAAAatctgaggagaagaagaagaagaatgacgaAAATAGCAGTGAAATTTCAGATAACGCAGAATTTAAGAGCAACGCAAGAGATAACTGGAAGAAATGGGATAAAGGGGTAGTACTGGATGCTGGAAAAGAGGATGATGTACCTGTACTCCAAGACGACAAGGGAGAGGTCTGGAAGGAGTTAGATGATGAAGAAAGAAATGATGAGGATACGGAGGAAAGTTTACAAACAGACATTGACGATCTAAAAGATAGCAGGGAAGACGATGATGATGGAAGTAGTTctggaaatgtgaatgaatcatCTGAAATTCGAGACAGTCCAGAAAATGCCTGGGGAAATCTGGATAATGAAGTGAGTAATGAAATGCCCGCAACTGTGAGCAGTAGGAGAGACGGCTGGAAGAAATGGGACAGGGGAGCAAAGGATCCTGGAAAAACAGATGATAGACCAGAATTTCCAGAAGACCAGAAAGAGGCATGGAAAAAATGGGACGACAATGATGGAGGACCCGACGATAACAAACAAAAACCTCCAGTTACCCAGTCATCTCGAAGAGACAGCTGGAAAAAATGGATTCACTAGGAATCTATTCCTG
Coding sequences:
- the LOC135208505 gene encoding uncharacterized protein LOC135208505; its protein translation is MYSKLESKIPILLLVFFHCCQGIILPVPPQHQQPPDRTSLTLERAFEEDQQPFVSEEDLSQERMEYPQPPGEKERWEGYEILQSQPIPEGEEDGDISEELLQIDQASQSKGWDQGEDVIDDYYSADDRPSTTPPVKSDVTGNNHGFLQDRPNVDSQRDGASKIANADDWGRSSDEKGKITVKEMEGYFPYEIRGREAWETFDKYGKSSLQKTTTDRDTWNYVREKIEDMTVMPGVKDIQERGFKWFFGGKSSRKGKKRPGTVFRRTEKPKKGNRKGNEVVRRKPSSPLQNRRATAQKIWNRGPIKSEEKKKKNDENSSEISDNAEFKSNARDNWKKWDKGVVLDAGKEDDVPVLQDDKGEVWKELDDEERNDEDTEESLQTDIDDLKDSREDDDDGSSSGNVNESSEIRDSPENAWGNLDNEVSNEMPATVSSRRDGWKKWDRGAKDPGKTDDRPEFPEDQKEAWKKWDDNDGGPDDNKQKPPVTQSSRRDSWKKWIH